The genomic interval GAAGAAAATGCCATCCTGTAAAAGAAGAGATTTCACACAGTGGAAGGTTCATGGTAATCTTCACTCTTTACAGAGCTACAGGCGCCAGTGGTATTTAACAGGTCCTGGTGTTTTGGATACTGGTCACCGCAGTTCTTTTCACTGACTGCTATGTCAGTGCTCTATCCTGCAGAAAAAGAAGAACCACAGTGCCCAGCAAGAGAAGAGAGGGGGCAGAAATCTGACATGCAAGGACATATCAGATTCCAGTGGCGCCTGTAAATCTTAAGAAAACACACTATTTTACAAATCACCTCCCAGAGTAAAGTTGGCTATCACTCTTACAGGGGGTCTCAGTACTTTATTTTAACTCATAACAGAGTTTTGTTTTAGGACACTTTCACCCAAAAGGGATCCGTCAGCAAGCTTAAGTGCATGCCAACAATTCCCTTTTTCTGGCACAAGTAGACATATTTGAGTATAAGCGTGTTTTCTACTCATAGAGAAAACCAAGCAACaacatggaaaatggaaaatctCAGCAGGTGTAACTAGCTGTGCCCACTATTATTTAATCCTGCCTGGTCTGTTACAAGCAGTCCTTAAAGTGAATTAGTGCAGACCAAAAACACTGCTTACTGCAGCTGCACATCTTTCCTTGCTTGCTTATTACCAGGGCTGCCACCACATGGAAAAAATCTCATATTCGCCCATACCTAAATTAAGAGTATATCACAACATTTACACAGCACCCAGGGTGCAAAGGGACTGTAGCTTGTGCAGTTTTTGGGGCAGGCCTTAAGTTCAATTGTTGCTTTGACCACGAGACAAAATTTAAGGTATCCTTATTAACACATTAGGACCAAATATTTGATATATagcaacagaacaaaaataaaaacaacaaaaagtaatatgGCTGGCAGCTCCTGTACACCCCAAATATTTCCAACttgattaaagattaaaaaaaaaaaaaaaaaaaatctaacgtgCATCTtaacagctttttattttcttgcttccTACACTAGGCCTAATGTTGGTCACCAAGTAATCCTTGATAACAAGATATATGCCAAACAGCAGGGACACATATCACTTGGCACACTTTCTTTTGCAAGCATCTGCTTCTGCAGTTTCCaggtgcctggctgtcatgctggaACAAAAGCGCAAAAAGGAACTGCtgggcattttaaaaatataaacacctTGACCACTTTGACAAGCACCACTGGCAGAACTGGTCAGCACAGTTTACCCTCAGCATTAACCACAGGCTATGCAGATCTTGTTCTATAATCCGTCAAACCTATCCAGTCGCACAAGAGTGGTCAGATCCTGCATGCACACCTGACACATTTTATCCAATATAGGGTCTAAGGGACCCTTCAGTTTAAAATCAgcaaaatacattccagatgcatcaaaagatgtttttaggatttgttttctttaaaagccAGCCAGAGCATGCAAAGGAAAGACTGTCTTCTGTCAGCTACAGAGGAACCCTTTATATGTAGAAACTGCAGTCTCTATTGCAGAAGTCTGGCACTTTCTCTACAACCAGTAGGAAGTCGATATTAAAGCCCAGGCACCAAGACTGAGCCCTTGTCTACAGCATGCTGGAAAGCAACAGGCATTTCTACTTTAGGACTTTGCACCATTTTGGTTTTTCTGAACCTGGAACATATTTAGCCCAATTATACTTAAATATTGGCtgagttttaaaagttttagcacCTTTTCTTCCCCAGACATCCCATAATTCAAAACTTGTATACGCCCTGCTATTGCAAAACCAACAAAAACTAAAGGGCATCCTGTGGTGCTTGCTGCTAAGCATATATACCCAGTTTAGTAAAATCTTCACTTTACATAAGTGAATATTTACTATACAGTACTGAAGTGTTTGACAGTGTTAACACATGGAACCTAACTCAGAGAACAACAttgaacaaaataatttgaacCCAACAACCTTGGCCAAGCTCCATTTCTGTGGAAGGTACATAAAGCAGACATTGTTCCCATATGTACTATGCCTACAGAACACTGCAGAGCGCATCATGCAGATTGCCAGCCATTGGTTACAGATTTCTACTGTACGATAAAAAGAAATTTGTAATGCATCATGAGTGTCAAGGTTTACCTCATTCAAGATTAAAATTGGATTAGGATACTGACCATATTGGTATTCTCCTCAGCCCCTGTGAGCCGGatgtaccacccagcacttttcaggaaccacctcTTTTAGGCTGGTTGCTGAAAAGTTAGGCCAGAATACAGGAGCCTcaacccacctacagcttctttatacccagcttaaaaaaaatctggggagaatactgcatatTGATGACTAGCTTGTTGGTCTCTTGGCATCCTATTAAATAAGGCCAAGAGTAATGAGAAAAGTTGAAGTCCAAATGAACTGTCAGTTTAAATTGGCAAAATAAAGttcaggtgcattaaaacaaaatgtttgcaaaatcttACAGGTTGTTTTCTTCACAAGAAGAGACCGTTCTCTGCTAGCAAGCTACAGCGAAGGATCCTTGCAGCCAATCTCTTTAATCGGCAGGGAAAATGAGCCAAACTGAATGGAGAACTGTATTTCTGAATTACCAGGGGATGTTCTCTGCTGTTCTCTTACCGtttcaatacagaaaaaaatgtctttttcagcATGCTAATGGGGGACATGTTTTTTACCCAGGCTTTGCAGCACCTGAAACGTATTTAGCCGATTTAAAATTTTATGAACGTTGGGTTTAGAAAACAATCGGAATCACTGCAATAATAAACCAATATTGTAAATGGGCCTGTACACAGACTGTGCACACAGTATGGCAGCCTCCTGTGCTTATGCTGATAGCTTCATTTTAAAAACCTGTTTGCCACAAGATCACATGGGCATCAATTTGTTGGATTCAACCAGACCCATGCAGTTCATAGGATGAGCACCCACAATTCCCATTTGTTATCACATAGTGAAAGCAATAATGCAGCTGTTGACAAAAAATATCATTCCGAGGTAAGCAGAACAGCGACAAAGAGCAAATGGATAATGGAGAAAAACAACGAAGGGAGCTCTTTCCACAATATCTGTAGACTTGGTGGTAAGCAGCCTGGATACATGGTTCCAGCTATTCTTTGCCTTGTGTATCCATAGGACAAcgtaaataaaatatgtcaagTTTGTAATGCTGGTTCATTCGTAATACAAAGAAGAGTCCATATTTCTTGTATAGACAAGAGTGCGTCTGGAGTTTCAGTCCCTGTTGGTATTATTGGCTGAAAAGGCGTGAAGGTTTCCCATTTGACTCAGGCCACTCTGGATGTGCGCTACGTGGATCTCCACATTATTTTGAAAACAGCTgtaagaaaaaacacaaagattGGTTAAATCACATTCAGGAATTATCATGCAACAAGGAGCTTTTGTTTGTCAAGTGCATGGTGGAGGCcgtgtgtgtttgttttgtttctcttATATGGGATGTTCCGGGCCAGGAACACCCCTATATGAGGGAGATACAGAAatcaccaaaaactttttttttaacagaaggtGTACCCCAGCTTAGAAGTGAACTTCAGCTTTGCCGGAACAACACAATAGGTAATCTCCCAATTGCCAGTAGCATATATTTAAGTTTCCCCATGCCCTCATATGCAGCTTTGTAAAGGGGCCCAGAGCCAAAAAGAAATTTCAGGTACTTTTGAGGTTATGTAGCTTTTAGCTGTGAAACATATATGCTTCTGAGGtgctttaaattaaagtttaatcaGCAATTATTCTGATTTGTTCAGCCCCTCCCCTAATTAACATACAccattattaaaaggaaaaaaaaagtttttttccccccattttatttttattgcataatataACTGCCTTGCAACAGCATCTAACGCATATTATGAGAAATTTACAGtgttcagtgaaatcagagtaagaaatttcagtacaggagataagccggtacaactgtgcaagactgaacaGAAAgatgaagttcagctttaaaggaatTCTGCATGGAAAGAATCTCAAAAACaggagaaggatgttacagtagtccagacgagaaatgataagagcgtgtacaaggagtttggtggtctcagggaacaggtaggggcggattttggagatgttgcgtaggtgaaaggaGACATGTATAATACCATTTTCTTTTGCAGGGAACTAATGGAATATTTTTTGTCAAGTATCATATTGCTTTACAATTTAAAGTcaccaaaacaatgtaatgtttactaaaaaaaatactgttcaacatttataaacaaactCATACATTTAGTGAACAAAAAGCTGTGGAAATTTGCTAAGTTTTATATACTATGGTCATGAgacatgtatatttttctggaagtTTTTGCAATCAAGGTAACTAAGGATAGTTTGTAAcacaacatacatatatacatacgaatacacacacacctataaaaaaaaaagaacagaataaagAATAAGACACTTTGAGTCTTAATACACATACCTGATATTTGTAGGGTTTATTGAACTCTTTATATCATTGATCGAATCTGTTAAAGATTTGAATTCAAAGGAATTCAGGTCCCCTCCTTCCGCcagacactgtaaaaaaaaagtaaggtgtcacaaatgtttttctattaaagCCTGGAATTGATGCACTGATGTTTAAGTCTTACTTTGATCTGTAGGAGGATAGCTGTGAGCCGAGATATGAGGTCTGTCAGGCTCTCATTCTGTACACATGGCTGGCTGTTGGAAGTGTTTGCTTGGCGGACCATCTCCTGGGCTTCTTCCTCACAACGCCGCCTCATGTCTGTTGGCTGGTTTGCAGGCTGAAGGCCTTGATCTGGGGCAAGCTGTGGAAATTTGAAAAAATACTATGGTCATGAGACTTGCATGGCAAACTCCTCCTCTTTCTTGGAGGTGCTAAACAGGTAAGATTTTTCCCATTTTGTGAACAGATAATGGCACTGAATGATGACACACAGTGACAAGTTGTCTAGGTTCTCCTCCATTACGTtacaatgaatgttttttttgctacccTCTGTGAAATGTAACCCTGCAGTGGGCCATCAATGCAATTTAAAGAATAACTGCACTTTAAACAACATGCATTGATACCATTTGCCCTCCCCTTGACCTACACCAGCCTACATACGTAGAACTGAAAGCCTAAACCCAGTGGTACAAGTCCTAATATCCTGGATAAAGCTGTGCATTAGTGCCCCATACAATTTTGAACATGTGCAGAGGAAGGACTGTGATGACTTGGTGGTGCTGGATGTAATTAGTGGACCATTGGCCATTGAACAGAGACAAGTATGCCTCTGAGAACTGAAAGGGTAAGTTGGGTCAGTTCAGGGGCAAACAAAATGCTCTAATGCACCTAATTCTTAGGCATGAGATCTTGACTACAGGTGTAATTCTAACTGAATTTTACTATAGTCATAATTCATTCTGGAATTGTAAGCCCTGCTGCTTCcatctttttctaaaattttacgTTCATGGAAATAAAAAGCGTGGAAGAAAAAGTGTGAAGTCTACACTAACACATGTGATATATGACCATgtacaaaaatgaatatacataaagtatattctaagaaatataaaaatattttgaggacaaaatctaaatacattttaagaaatgtttgttttccatAAACTATTCCTATCCAGTCACAAGTAAAAGACATGGAGATGTAACTATCATTCACCTTATCCCAATACATCTATAGCTTAAAATAACTAGACCCTGTAGGGTGTACCCATAGTaccattgcaaatatttttgaaCTCTGATTTTGAATAGGTCTTGTCATGTAAACTTCTCATGATCTATTTGGCTTCAAGATGGTTAAGCATCATAGAATTCTAGTTCAGGTTGACTACAAGGCCGATTCAGTCCCAATGTTTCCAAAACGTTGTACTCCTGAATAATCAATATGATTATGGTTTCCTTACCTCATAGCAGTACTGCTGAACCTTATGGAGAACCTTATTAAGATCCTTGTTCAGTTGCTCCAGTTCCAGAACAAGGGTGGCATATCTCCTCTGAAACTCGATACCAATAGGAGCAGAATAGGATTTCTGCAGGGAGAATTAcagcaaaaatcaaaaaacaaagctGAACCCCAGACTTTTCCTTTAGCCCTACACAGTTTTAACCGCTCCTCTCTCGTACTGAAATTGCTTAGTTTGATTACAGTGCACATTGCGAGATTCTCACAAGGCATTTTAAACTcgtctccaacagcaacacagacataaataaaactattttagtttctTGGATAGGGCTTGGAAGCCCATCAGGGTTTTTATCTGTTGgcaataaggaaaaaaagggCAAGGAAATATCTCCAACAGATCCCCGTATAACAGTAAAAACTGGACAAGAaacctaatttacatttttgtggcaTGACAAACCCCaacttttgctttttgtatttggtGCAGACACACACTGGAGGGCTTCAGCTTTCATTAAGTGAGCCTAATCTTCTAGTGTGTTCCTGCAACCTTAGCGAATGGGAATACACCGGCTCTCAAACAtaagaaatcattttaattttatgtataggGCAAGACAACTTTTCTGTTGGCCATACAGACCTATACCTATAGGCCCTACAGCAgtatatagcaataaatatagTTTAGAATTTGATTTTGTATTGGACTATTTAGTAAGTGTCACGAGGAATTTTCACTGTTTCAATTTCTAtacaagtatagaaaaaaaaaaaaaaagaaatgtacgAGACGGGCATGGGAAGAAAAGGGGAGAAATAGATTGTGAAGGAAGGGTGTAGGTAAGGGAAGTTGACAGGCCCTTATCGGCTCCTGACAGACCATGTGATTATTGTTAAGGTAAGCATCtattatttttgcaaagtttgCTCTGGTAAAGTCTTTGTATTGCAAAAAGCTTTAAAGTGGCAGAGATTTTATACATCACAATTGCTGAACTCTTTCCATAGTGTTAACTAAATGGATATACAGCTAATGTTTTGGCTTCAGTATAATGTTTTGGCTTCAGTAATTGCAGTCATACGCTTGAATCAAGAATGCATCTGTGTGACAGGTTGGggtggcaattagctgaacacccaGCACATACCTATTCTGGGTCAATGATTCCTTATGTATTAAAGGTggagaatcagaacaccaaccacataagctgtatattatagaacCAGGTCCGCTTGTCTGAAGCCGAACTATACTGAAATATGAATATTCTCACCAGTTTCTCTGCCTCTGTGTTCATGTCTTTTAGTTGCCTGATGTGTTCTTTCTTGATCATAAGGATCTTCGATAACCTTgtctaaaagaacaaaatatataatgttaaaaatatgttataaacTTCCAtacaaatgttttgcaaaaagaaatttataaaagtaaaaactttcatGATGAAATAAACAGAGCAGAAAATAGTATGCTTTGTCCATCCCATGTTAGGTATCAAAAGAtctagaaaaaaaggcaaaaggcaATTTACTTACCACCTGAACAAGAAATTCCACTGGAAACCCCCCTATTGTGTGGTTGTCTGTGCTGGATGATTTGTTATTCCAAGGAGATTGTTCCAGCAGGGTATCACTTTCCTGAAATATGGTATTTggtataaatataacaaaacaaggaaaacagaCAAAGGCTAAAACTGAACATGTAACATGTAGAAACAAAGCTATGAGCAGTTTTAGTTgccaaaatattttcagtgtgtACATACATTTCAGGACACATGGTGCAAAATGGCTGCACTGCATAAAAGCATGACATTAATTCTGCCCTTAGGCTAcgtgcacatgtcagatgattctggtcCGATAATTGGCTTGGGACTGATGTcaaatgagaatctggcgtgtgtacagtgcatATCGTCCAAAACCCGTCCTGGCGGGTCCATGCCTggaggaacgattgtaatgaaagtgaaggggagatagAGCAGTGGGGTGCCGATCAGTtgcccctctccataaagcagaatggtgctgcttgttcagtcttttgtcgttggaaaggactgtgaaagatactttccaacgacaattattgcacatgtgtatgcagccttagattATGTTTTGATAGGAGTACTAATGAACAGAGCAGTGTTTTAAAGTAGAACAGCTAAATATATAGAATGCATATGATGGAGTTTGTtaatccagttctgagatttacatgtGTCTGCCACATATCAAAGCAGTTCAGTACCACATACAGTTCTCAACCATCCAATCTGCTTTAACCTTGTCCTTGTACATAGGCATGGTTTGGCTCCTTTTGCCATATGTCCCTCTAGCAATCTTCTGCTCTAGAGGAACTGCAGGAGCCTCAGTTGaattataatatattgaataCATGTTGAATTATAATTATAAAGGATAAACTGCATACCCTTGTGTCTTTTAGATCTGCCTACAGTTCTGTCCTAATGACATCATGATCTCCTGAGGCAGATTTTAGAAAAGGCCTCAACAAAACAtaccaatttcaataacttttcTCAATGTAAATGCTTCTACATAATAAAAAGGGATTACTCACCATGATGGGTGACTGGATAGTGGAAGGGAACTGTAACCGTGGCGGAGTCATGAACATTCGGGAAGGCCTCTGTTTTTGTCCAAAGGAAGAAATGGGCATTGTTTCATGTGGCTCATTGCTCTGCAGAATGTGAACAAGGTaaaattgcattacaaaaaagaaaactaaaaattgttTGTTCAGAAGGTAAAACAATTGCTGTAAAGGTATCAGTCTCTGGTGTGATTGGTATCTAATACAGACTGTTAATGGGGCAGATGATCACCTGACCTATCAGATACACACTTCACATTACTTGGTGTTCTTACAATCATCGATGTCTACTATTAAATTTTTGATATGTTCCTGAGCAAGGAAAGGATACGACTTCACCTTTAACTTTAATGTTAAGATATCCAAACTTAACATACATCAAGTGTATTAAGCATGAGAAAGGGGTAAAACTGCGTTGCTGGACCAAAATCTGCACATATATAAAAGTGGAATGATTCTGCTTATCATTCTTGAAGAGTTTGTTTGTGCTCCTCACTTAAAATGTCCTAACTCATGATTTCACCAAACACAATGAGCTTTTCAGAatgttcattagaagctgcagcaatttaGATAGAGCACTGCCTCATTTCCAGGCAGCATCCCCTACCCGTCCTTTCATTATTGGACTTCAGCTTGTACAATCAGTCTAAGTTTTGCATGTTGGCAATACCTAGGTCGGTATACATGCAAATGAAGCCTGAATAGGAACACCAACTTCTCAGGAGTGACATTAGGCCTTTCTGATATTGGCATAACTCCAACGAAAGCCGGCCAACTGTCTGGCAGAAGGCTCCTGAATTAAGTACTAAGAGAGGGGGTACCGTCATGTTTCTGGTGGCTTTGTACAGCACCTTGCGGTTACAAATAAAGATATAGTCCAGTTTTTCACAGAAGAACCATCTCACGTTTTAGAagaatatatgtaaaattatctAGTTCtactaaagcaaaaaaagcaaacttaCCAGAACTTCATAATCTGGGATTGTATGGGTACCGAGTCCATTTCTATCAAATGTAACCCTGTAAGTGGAATTCTGGGTGTCCACAGCATCAATCTGACCAGTGAACAGGCCATCGTGTATTCCTCGTAACCGAGCTGAAGAGATACAGAAAAAGGGTTAAACCATCTGTAGGCTGGACACACTATTAAACACTGCACTTTGAATGATAAAAACCTAATCCTTGGCATAGCCCCCCACATGTGTGACGCAACACACacagtctttttattttatttctttggtgGTCCTCTCCTAGTACAGAGAGTGGCGGATAAGCGATGTTGGCACCACTCTCTGCTTCGATACAAAATGCCATGATAATGTCTTCtctttggtggtggtggggggactCCTATAGGGTCCAAAACTGTATACTTGTCAGGTCTTGCTCGCTCACTGCCTCCACCAACTTCCTTATCCATCAACTATCTGGTGTGACAGTTTAGACATATGTTAGATATGTTTAAAATGAGTGTGCTTATTGCCTTTTCGGGCCTGATAACTAATTTATCAGGCCAGAAAGAAGCAgcttttaaagaagcagaaaaaagagaaaagagcagtgaaaagtaaaaaaacaaaaaactttgggACCCATTTATCAAGTAGTAATTATCAGACATAGATCACTGTATCGGTAATTGTACAAAACTGGCATTTAGAAACCAGAAACTTCATTCCCTAATCATTTATTCTTAATTACTACTTTTgaggcttttaaaaaaatgataagtaTCTACAAATATATACTGTGGCCAGTTATTGCTATAAATGTAGCAGTTGCGGCCCCAAGAGGCTGTTTACACATGCTTAcacctaaaaaaaagcaaaaattccaCTCAAGGTGCTTGAAACAAAATACCACAGATCCCTATTGTAAGCCATGGGCATTCTTGACGTTCAAAGTGGTAAACATAACTGAT from Pyxicephalus adspersus chromosome 4, UCB_Pads_2.0, whole genome shotgun sequence carries:
- the LIN9 gene encoding protein lin-9 homolog, translated to MKRMKSARGPAGSGAEDEEGPHSDLADVEDSSAKALVSLKANIVFRKKFEHVVYQKPVQERKFTSTTTTPVKKASQKIGYRLRNLLKLPKAHKWCIYEWFYSNIDKPLFEGDNDFCVCLKESFPNLKTRKLTRVEWGKIRRLMGKPRRCSAAFFEEERSALEQKRQKIRLLQQRKVADVSQFKDLPDEIPLSLVIGTKVTARLRGIHDGLFTGQIDAVDTQNSTYRVTFDRNGLGTHTIPDYEVLSNEPHETMPISSFGQKQRPSRMFMTPPRLQFPSTIQSPIMESDTLLEQSPWNNKSSSTDNHTIGGFPVEFLVQVTRLSKILMIKKEHIRQLKDMNTEAEKLKSYSAPIGIEFQRRYATLVLELEQLNKDLNKVLHKVQQYCYELAPDQGLQPANQPTDMRRRCEEEAQEMVRQANTSNSQPCVQNESLTDLISRLTAILLQIKCLAEGGDLNSFEFKSLTDSINDIKSSINPTNISCFQNNVEIHVAHIQSGLSQMGNLHAFSANNTNRD